In Populus alba chromosome 1, ASM523922v2, whole genome shotgun sequence, a single window of DNA contains:
- the LOC118028029 gene encoding scarecrow-like protein 33, with protein MNPVFEDPTANAVLKYISQILMEEESEEQTFIPMDFSLRAAERPFSDILAPEGSSSDGEVSDPNQTINTVTTYCCDFYGCNNSMKANNIVASSSICDGGAPPVNYTVPLCLQVNPPPFFPRSVFRTFPGPVDSVNVALKERQLEVLFRGGTDETWKFHQQPNEMVVDFANNTVTPVMAITKESNLDHSVCELMERQNHYRVETELEPRINNHTSIYAEEAAQFGMFAGVFPSTGGDGEPAGFNLNEAFQSGPGMISYLKEQSKGSNDGVICRKNKVRSRELVDMRTLLIHSAEAVAVNDHRTATELLTQIRQHSTPFGDGSQRLAHCFANALETRMAGTGREVYATLAAKRVTAACILKAGRLFVSACPFMIMSNFFAAQNIMDLAENATRLHIIDFGILYGFPWPSLIRRLSTRPSGPPVLCITGIEFSQTGYESEAVLEDIGRYLASYCEKFNVPFNYNAISQKWENVQLEDLKIDRDEVTVVSSLYSFQHLLDETVALNCQRDAVLDLIKRINPAIFIHGIINGAYNSPFFVSRFREALFYYSSLFDMLEANTTREDPERMVFEQEVFGKEILNIISCEGWDRLERPEKYKQWQARNVRAGLRQLPLKEGIMQQVREQVKSSYHKDFLMDQDGQWMLQGWKGRVLFAISCWKSA; from the coding sequence ATGAATCCAGTTTTTGAAGATCCTACTGCTAACGCTGTTTTGAAGTACATCAGCCAGATTCTTATGGAAGAAGAGTCAGAGGAACAAACCTTTATTCCAATGGACTTCTCTCTTCGGGCTGCTGAAAGACCCTTTTCTGATATTCTCGCTCCGGAAGGTTCCTCATCAGACGGTGAAGTATCTGATCCAAATCAAACTATAAATACCGTTACTACTTATTGTTGCGATTTTTATGGCTGTAACAACTCCATGAAAGCTAACAACATTGTTGCGTCTAGCTCCATATGCGACGGAGGAGCTCCGCCTGTTAACTACACCGTCCCGTTATGTTTGCAGGTCAATCCACCTCCATTTTTTCCACGAAGCGTTTTTCGAACTTTTCCTGGGCCGGTGGATTCTGTAAATGTAGCCCTCAAAGAGCGCCAATTGGAGGTGCTGTTTAGGGGAGGGACAGACGAGACTTGGAAATTCCATCAACAGCCAAATGAGATGGTTGTTGATTTTGCTAACAACACAGTGACTCCAGTCATGGCGATCACAAAGGAAAGTAATTTGGATCACTCGGTTTGTGAGCTGATGGAAAGGCAGAATCATTACAGAGTGGAAACTGAGTTAGAACCGAGGATAAATAACCACACTTCAATTTATGCTGAAGAAGCTGCGCAATTTGGAATGTTTGCCGGGGTGTTTCCCTCTACTGGTGGAGATGGCGAGCCTGCTGGTTTCAACCTTAATGAAGCATTTCAAAGTGGTCCAGGTATGATATCTTATCTAAAAGAACAATCAAAAGGATCCAATGATGGAGTGATCTGCAGGAAAAACAAAGTTAGGAGTAGGGAATTGGTTGATATGAGGACTCTTCTGATACACTCTGCAGAAGCTGTAGCCGTGAATGATCACAGGACTGCAACTGAACTATTAACACAGATTAGGCAGCACTCTACTCCTTTTGGAGATGGATCCCAGAGGCTGGCCCATTGCTTTGCCAACGCTCTAGAGACTCGCATGGCTGGAACTGGAAGAGAGGTATATGCAACTCTTGCTGCAAAAAGGGTGACAGCCGCATGCATATTAAAAGCTGGCAGACTATTTGTTTCAGCTTGCCCTTTCATGATTATGTCGAATTTCTTCGCAGCGCAAAATATCATGGACCTAGCGGAAAACGCAACAAGGCTGCACATCATAGATTTTGGTATTCTCTATGGTTTCCCATGGCCTTCCTTAATTCGGCGTCTCTCAACAAGACCTAGTGGCCCTCCGGTGCTTTGCATTACAGGGATAGAGTTTTCCCAGACTGGTTACGAGTCAGAAGCAGTACTTGAAGATATAGGGCGTTATCTGGCAAGTTATTGTGAGAAATTTAATGTCCCTTTCAATTATAATGCGATCTCACAAAAATGGGAAAATGTCCAACTCGAGGACCTCAAGATCGACAGAGATGAAGTAACTGTCGTTAGCAGTTTATACAGTTTCCAGCACCTCCTTGATGAGACGGTAGCCTTGAACTGTCAGCGGGATGCCGTTCTTGACTTGATTAAGAGGATTAATCCAGCCATCTTCATCCACGGGATCATTAACGGGGCTTACAATTCTCCCTTCTTTGTTTCCCGTTTCCGGGAAGCCCTCTTCTACTACTCATCATTGTTTGATATGCTTGAAGCCAATACAACCCGTGAAGATCCAGAGAGGATGGTGTTTGAGCAAGAGGTATTTGGAAAGGAGATCCTGAATATCATATCATGTGAAGGATGGGACCGACTTGAAAGGCCAGAGAAATACAAGCAGTGGCAGGCTAGGAACGTGAGGGCTGGGCTCCGACAGCTCCCACTGAAAGAAGGGATCATGCAGCAGGTGAGAGAACAAGTGAAGTCTAGTTATCACAAGGATTTTCTGATGGATCAGGACGGCCAGTGGATGCTTCAGGGATGGAAAGGCAGGGTTCTATTTGCCATTTCCTGCTGGAAATCTGCCTAA